The following coding sequences are from one Shewanella putrefaciens window:
- a CDS encoding YaeQ family protein — protein sequence MALKSTVFKVNLQIADMDRNYYQDHQLTLAQHPSETDGRMMVRLLAFIINASDTLSFSKGLCVDDEPELWDKSLSGEINLWVEFGQADEKWLRKASGRAKAVQLFTYGGRSVPIWWKQNQQALERYQNLKVWNIAEDSVTAMEALVGRNIALQVSISEGQIWLSDSENSVLIEPEILKDHQ from the coding sequence ATGGCCCTCAAATCGACCGTATTTAAGGTCAACTTACAAATTGCCGATATGGATCGGAATTATTATCAAGATCACCAACTGACTCTCGCACAGCATCCTTCTGAAACTGACGGGCGTATGATGGTACGTTTACTGGCTTTTATCATAAATGCCAGTGACACCTTAAGTTTTAGCAAAGGGCTTTGTGTTGATGATGAGCCAGAGCTATGGGATAAAAGCTTGTCTGGTGAGATCAATTTGTGGGTTGAATTTGGTCAGGCAGATGAAAAGTGGCTGAGAAAGGCCAGTGGTCGTGCCAAAGCGGTGCAGCTCTTTACCTACGGTGGTCGCAGCGTGCCCATTTGGTGGAAACAAAATCAGCAAGCATTAGAACGCTATCAAAACTTGAAAGTATGGAATATTGCTGAAGACTCAGTGACTGCGATGGAAGCCTTAGTTGGGCGTAATATAGCCTTACAAGTTTCTATCAGTGAAGGGCAGATTTGGTTATCCGATAGTGAAAACAGTGTCCTCATTGAACCTGAAATCTTAAAAGATCATCAGTAA
- a CDS encoding S8 family serine peptidase yields MTRNKGTKIALGLSSLTIAISVGINAAPLPLDLAAGMQAQTSPLPKRYIVKFKNADTAAAMSANNLQSTEGVQVDALPTTMDYQPMVAEISAQHSALNKVQAKEMKRIGRTNSYSVKLDAKGISALKSRPDVEYVEEDLPRHFLSETTPWGQTYVGATQLSDSQAGNRTICIIDSGYDRGHSDLNGNNVTGTNNSGTGNWFEPGNNNAHGTHVAGTIAAIANNDGVVGVMPNQNANIHIVKVFNESGWGYSSSLVSAIDTCVTNGANVVTMSLGGSGSSTTERNAMAAHYNNGVLLIAAAGNAGNSTHSYPASYDSVMSVASVDSNKNHSAFSQYTNQVEIAGPGEAVLSTVTRGEGRLADITIGSQSYFDAGVVPHNRYVSSGSNYVPAPFNGTATAALAECTVSGTSFNCGNMTNKICLVERVGNQGTSYPEINAVKACKNAGASAVIVFSNTSLPGLQNPFLVDANNEANLVSVSVDRATGLALRNQIGATVTVSNQGNKDYEYYNGTSMATPHVSGVATLVWSYHPECSAAQVRNALKMTAEDLGTAGRDNYYGYGLVNAVAAKAYLDASCNGPTDPVDPTEPGDSVLVNGVAKTGLSGSASEELHFSFNVPQGATNLGFVMNGGTGDADLYVQYGAAPTTSNYDCRPYKSGNSESCSITNIQSGTYYAMVKGYSAFSDVSLTASYTASNDGGAPTSYSNTDNYNIPDNKAAGITSPITVTRTGDSGTVTVVVNIVHTYIGDLKVQLISPSGKTVTLHNNTGAGTDNINKSYTADMAGADSSGIWKLKAVDSSRGDVGYIDSWELSFN; encoded by the coding sequence ATGACTAGAAATAAAGGCACAAAAATAGCTTTAGGCCTATCAAGCTTAACCATTGCTATTTCAGTAGGGATAAATGCTGCGCCACTACCACTTGATTTAGCCGCCGGAATGCAAGCACAAACCTCTCCACTACCTAAACGGTATATTGTCAAATTCAAAAATGCTGACACAGCAGCGGCCATGTCTGCCAATAATTTACAATCAACCGAGGGTGTCCAAGTTGATGCTCTGCCTACCACAATGGACTATCAGCCAATGGTCGCTGAGATCAGTGCTCAACACAGTGCGCTGAATAAAGTCCAAGCGAAAGAAATGAAGCGTATTGGACGCACGAATAGCTATTCGGTCAAACTCGATGCCAAAGGGATTAGCGCATTAAAATCCAGACCCGATGTGGAATATGTTGAGGAGGATTTACCGCGTCATTTTCTGAGCGAAACCACGCCTTGGGGACAAACCTATGTGGGTGCTACCCAGTTGAGTGATAGCCAAGCGGGTAATCGTACCATTTGTATTATCGATTCAGGCTACGATCGCGGGCATAGCGATCTCAATGGTAACAATGTCACAGGTACCAATAACTCAGGCACAGGTAACTGGTTTGAACCGGGTAATAACAACGCCCATGGCACCCACGTTGCAGGTACCATTGCCGCAATCGCCAACAACGATGGCGTTGTCGGTGTAATGCCAAATCAAAATGCCAATATTCATATCGTTAAAGTATTTAACGAATCAGGCTGGGGTTACTCCTCATCCCTAGTTTCAGCAATAGATACCTGTGTTACAAACGGAGCCAATGTTGTGACTATGAGCTTAGGTGGCTCAGGTTCGAGTACAACTGAACGTAATGCGATGGCAGCCCATTATAATAATGGCGTGCTACTTATTGCCGCGGCAGGAAATGCGGGAAATAGCACCCACAGCTACCCCGCTTCCTATGATAGTGTGATGTCAGTGGCTTCAGTCGACAGCAATAAAAACCACTCGGCCTTTTCCCAGTACACAAATCAAGTTGAAATCGCAGGTCCCGGTGAAGCGGTGCTCTCTACCGTTACCCGTGGTGAAGGACGGCTAGCCGATATCACAATTGGCAGCCAATCGTATTTTGATGCAGGTGTTGTACCCCATAATCGATATGTTTCATCAGGTAGCAACTACGTACCCGCACCGTTTAATGGCACGGCGACAGCGGCACTAGCAGAATGTACCGTTAGCGGCACAAGTTTTAACTGCGGCAACATGACCAATAAAATCTGTTTAGTTGAACGCGTCGGCAATCAGGGCACTAGCTATCCAGAAATTAATGCCGTAAAAGCCTGTAAAAATGCAGGTGCCAGTGCGGTCATTGTTTTCAGTAACACTAGCTTACCAGGCCTGCAAAACCCCTTCTTAGTGGATGCCAACAACGAAGCTAATTTAGTGTCCGTTTCGGTGGATCGTGCCACTGGCTTAGCACTACGTAATCAAATTGGTGCAACCGTCACCGTCAGTAACCAAGGCAACAAAGATTATGAGTACTACAACGGCACTTCAATGGCGACACCCCATGTTTCTGGCGTAGCCACATTAGTATGGAGTTATCACCCAGAATGTAGTGCAGCGCAAGTGCGTAACGCATTGAAAATGACCGCAGAAGATCTTGGGACTGCGGGCCGTGATAACTATTACGGCTATGGTCTAGTCAATGCCGTTGCCGCAAAAGCTTATTTGGATGCCTCTTGTAATGGTCCTACCGATCCTGTTGATCCAACCGAACCGGGCGATAGTGTACTTGTGAACGGTGTGGCTAAAACAGGCTTAAGCGGCAGTGCGAGTGAGGAGTTACACTTCTCCTTTAACGTACCACAAGGAGCAACAAACCTAGGCTTTGTGATGAATGGTGGAACAGGCGATGCTGACTTATATGTTCAATACGGCGCAGCACCAACTACCTCCAACTACGATTGCCGCCCCTATAAAAGTGGCAATAGTGAATCTTGCTCAATTACCAATATACAATCAGGTACTTACTACGCTATGGTGAAGGGATATTCTGCCTTCAGCGATGTGTCGTTAACAGCAAGCTATACAGCATCTAATGATGGCGGCGCGCCAACAAGCTATAGCAATACTGATAACTACAACATCCCTGATAATAAAGCCGCAGGGATCACTAGCCCAATCACAGTGACTCGTACGGGTGACTCAGGCACTGTGACTGTGGTAGTGAACATTGTTCACACTTACATTGGTGACTTGAAAGTGCAGCTTATCAGCCCTTCAGGTAAAACGGTTACACTGCACAACAATACAGGTGCAGGCACAGACAATATCAACAAAAGCTATACAGCGGATATGGCAGGGGCAGACTCAAGCGGCATATGGAAGTTAAAAGCCGTAGACAGTTCCCGAGGTGACGTTGGTTATATCGATAGCTGGGAGCTCAGTTTTAACTAA
- a CDS encoding rhodanese-like domain-containing protein: protein MIHKLMHRGQGLLYMALFSLFLVPLMTKATELAPTLAWEKIVAGAMVLDVRTPEEFAEGHLANAVNIPFEQVTQEFMNRGIPKDTPVVLYCRSGRRSGIAVADLVAAGYTQAFDAGAYQSLIEARR from the coding sequence GTGATCCACAAACTGATGCATCGCGGTCAGGGTCTGCTGTACATGGCATTATTTAGCCTATTTTTAGTACCATTAATGACAAAGGCCACAGAGCTAGCTCCCACTTTGGCATGGGAGAAAATAGTGGCCGGCGCCATGGTGCTCGATGTGAGAACGCCTGAAGAATTTGCAGAGGGGCATCTCGCCAATGCCGTTAATATTCCTTTTGAGCAAGTAACACAAGAATTTATGAATCGAGGCATACCTAAAGATACGCCTGTTGTACTGTATTGCCGCAGTGGTCGGCGAAGTGGTATCGCCGTAGCCGATTTAGTTGCAGCAGGATACACCCAAGCCTTTGATGCTGGTGCCTATCAGAGTTTAATCGAAGCCCGAAGATAG
- a CDS encoding efflux RND transporter permease subunit, giving the protein MKQEPTLHTTLGISGKIAAAFQNSAITPLLALLGLLLGLFAILVTPKEEEPQIDVTFADVFIPFPGATPTEVENLVTLPAEQVISEIKGIDTLYSFSQPDGALIIVIFKVGVARNDAIVSLYNQIYSNMDKLPQGAGVGEPLIKPRGIDDVPIVSLTLWSKDKNTSAEELTHVALGLETEIKRIPGTREIYTVGQHNIVANVRIDPAKMNSYNLTYDTLRQSLNDNNHISMPVSMVQGNQEIKVQAGQFLQSIDDIKQLVVSVYKDKNGKSIPIYLADIADITLKSDIPTQNVWHGNKTDIYPAVTIAIGKQPGQNAVDIADAILDRIAKVNNVLIPANVDVTVSRNYGETAADKSNTLILKLIFATSAVVMLVFLTMGARESLVVGVAIIITLAITLFASWACGFTLNRVSLFALIFSIGILVDDAIVVVENIHRHMALGKKSFSELIPIAVDEVGGPTILATFTVIAALLPMAFVSGLMGPYMSPIPINASMGMLISLVVAFIVTPWLSRKLLKSHANHPAQNGEEADNKMVRFFTHLISPFLLGKNARKARIGLAAGVFVLIGIAVALPIAQLVVLKMLPFDNKSEFQVMVDMPEGTPVEQTQRVLQDLSRYLTTVPEVEHVQLYAGTNAPMNFNGLVRHYFLRNSQELGDIQVNLVDKKHRKRDSHSIATSVRDELQQIGKPYQANIKVVEVPPGPPVWSPIVAEVYGPSAAIREQAAYDLQALFHETKDVVDIDIFLPAAQQKWQVMIDRSKASLMAVPYSNIVDLIATSVGGKDVSYLHQARQKQPVPIRLQLKEGAKVDLEQVLNMKLQSQTGQSVPVSELVTIKRGKIDAPIIHKNMIPMVMVIADMSGPLDSPLYGMFDMAGNIDSVDGLGFAQHYIHQPTGLDSIAVLWDGEWKITYETFRDMGIAYAVGMIAIYLLVVAQFKSYLVPLVIMAPIPLTIIGVMPGHALLGAQFTATSMIGMIALAGIIVRNSILLVDFINQETASGVPFEQAVIHSGAVRAKPIMLTALAAMIGALFILDDPIFNGLAISLIFGIFISTLLTLIVIPVLYYAAMKNRIKKIETIA; this is encoded by the coding sequence ATGAAACAGGAACCGACTTTGCACACCACACTTGGCATTTCCGGCAAAATTGCTGCAGCATTCCAAAATAGTGCGATCACCCCATTATTAGCACTACTTGGGCTGCTATTGGGATTGTTCGCTATTCTGGTGACACCAAAGGAAGAAGAACCGCAAATTGATGTCACTTTTGCCGATGTTTTTATTCCCTTTCCCGGGGCGACGCCAACTGAGGTTGAAAACTTAGTCACTCTCCCTGCCGAGCAAGTGATTTCCGAAATAAAGGGAATAGATACCCTTTATTCTTTTTCCCAACCCGACGGCGCGTTGATCATTGTGATCTTTAAAGTTGGCGTCGCACGTAACGATGCCATTGTTAGCCTGTATAACCAAATTTATTCCAATATGGATAAATTGCCCCAAGGTGCAGGTGTGGGAGAACCGCTGATCAAACCACGAGGCATAGATGATGTCCCAATTGTTAGCCTAACCCTCTGGTCGAAGGATAAAAACACATCCGCTGAAGAACTGACTCATGTGGCATTAGGATTAGAAACTGAGATTAAACGTATTCCTGGCACTCGCGAAATCTATACTGTTGGTCAACATAATATTGTGGCCAATGTGCGGATCGATCCAGCCAAAATGAATAGCTATAACCTCACTTACGACACACTCAGGCAAAGTCTTAACGATAATAACCATATTTCGATGCCAGTCTCGATGGTGCAAGGTAATCAAGAAATTAAAGTTCAAGCGGGTCAATTTTTACAATCGATCGATGATATTAAGCAGTTAGTGGTCAGTGTCTATAAAGATAAAAATGGCAAAAGTATCCCCATTTATTTAGCGGACATTGCCGATATTACGTTAAAGAGTGATATCCCCACACAGAACGTCTGGCATGGAAATAAAACCGATATTTACCCCGCGGTGACAATCGCTATTGGCAAACAACCGGGACAGAATGCCGTTGATATTGCCGATGCGATATTGGATCGTATCGCCAAGGTCAACAATGTGCTGATACCCGCGAATGTGGACGTTACCGTTTCTCGAAACTATGGCGAAACCGCCGCAGATAAATCTAACACACTTATTTTAAAGCTCATTTTTGCAACAAGTGCGGTGGTGATGCTGGTCTTCTTAACGATGGGCGCCCGTGAGTCCTTAGTGGTAGGCGTGGCCATTATTATCACACTCGCGATCACCCTTTTCGCATCTTGGGCATGTGGATTTACCTTAAATCGAGTGTCATTATTCGCCTTAATTTTCTCTATTGGGATTTTGGTCGATGATGCCATCGTCGTGGTAGAAAACATTCACAGGCATATGGCGCTCGGCAAAAAATCCTTTAGTGAGCTTATTCCGATTGCCGTAGATGAGGTCGGCGGCCCAACCATTCTGGCCACTTTTACCGTAATAGCCGCATTATTACCGATGGCATTTGTCTCGGGTCTTATGGGCCCTTATATGAGTCCGATACCGATTAATGCCAGTATGGGGATGCTTATCTCCCTCGTGGTGGCCTTTATTGTCACGCCTTGGCTGAGTCGTAAACTGCTTAAAAGCCATGCGAATCATCCGGCCCAGAATGGTGAAGAAGCTGACAACAAAATGGTGCGTTTTTTTACTCATCTTATCAGCCCGTTTTTACTCGGTAAAAATGCACGTAAAGCAAGGATAGGCTTAGCCGCAGGCGTCTTTGTGCTGATTGGTATTGCCGTCGCGCTGCCCATTGCTCAACTTGTTGTCCTTAAAATGCTGCCCTTTGACAACAAATCTGAATTCCAAGTGATGGTGGATATGCCTGAAGGTACGCCAGTAGAGCAAACCCAAAGGGTGCTGCAAGATTTGAGTCGCTACCTTACCACTGTGCCTGAAGTTGAACATGTACAATTATATGCTGGCACTAACGCACCGATGAATTTCAATGGCTTAGTGCGCCACTACTTCCTGCGTAACAGCCAAGAACTTGGCGATATCCAAGTCAATCTCGTGGATAAAAAACATCGCAAACGTGATAGTCACAGCATTGCGACATCGGTGAGGGATGAGTTGCAACAAATAGGCAAACCCTATCAAGCCAATATTAAAGTGGTAGAAGTGCCGCCAGGGCCACCCGTTTGGTCTCCCATAGTGGCAGAAGTGTATGGTCCGAGTGCCGCTATCCGTGAACAGGCAGCCTATGACTTACAAGCACTCTTTCATGAAACCAAAGATGTTGTAGACATTGATATCTTTTTGCCTGCTGCCCAGCAAAAATGGCAAGTGATGATCGATCGCAGTAAAGCCAGTCTGATGGCGGTTCCCTATAGCAATATCGTCGATCTTATTGCCACCTCAGTTGGTGGTAAAGACGTGAGTTACTTACATCAAGCCCGACAAAAACAACCTGTTCCAATTCGCTTGCAACTCAAAGAAGGTGCAAAAGTCGATTTAGAGCAAGTGCTGAATATGAAACTACAGAGCCAAACGGGGCAATCTGTCCCGGTCTCAGAACTTGTCACCATTAAACGTGGCAAGATTGATGCGCCTATTATCCACAAAAATATGATCCCTATGGTCATGGTGATTGCAGATATGTCAGGGCCACTAGATAGCCCACTTTACGGTATGTTTGATATGGCGGGTAATATTGATAGCGTAGATGGTTTAGGGTTTGCTCAACATTATATCCATCAACCTACGGGGCTAGACTCAATCGCCGTGCTTTGGGACGGCGAATGGAAAATCACATACGAAACCTTTAGAGATATGGGTATTGCCTATGCCGTTGGCATGATAGCCATTTATTTACTCGTTGTGGCCCAGTTTAAATCCTATCTTGTGCCACTCGTTATTATGGCCCCTATCCCACTGACCATCATTGGGGTAATGCCAGGACATGCCTTACTCGGAGCACAATTTACGGCAACATCCATGATAGGCATGATAGCGCTGGCGGGGATCATTGTGCGTAACTCAATACTATTGGTCGATTTTATCAATCAAGAGACAGCGTCTGGCGTGCCCTTTGAGCAAGCGGTTATCCACTCTGGTGCTGTACGAGCAAAACCCATAATGCTGACGGCATTAGCAGCCATGATAGGTGCACTGTTTATTCTTGACGATCCTATATTCAACGGACTAGCGATAAGCCTCATCTTTGGTATTTTTATTTCTACCCTATTGACGCTTATTGTGATCCCAGTGCTGTACTACGCAGCAATGAAAAATCGAATAAAAAAAATTGAAACAATAGCTTAA
- the secF gene encoding protein translocase subunit SecF, whose product MLEILSLKRTVNFLRHALPISILSAVLVLGSLVSLAINGINWGLDFTGGTVVEMEFTQPVDLNTLRVQLTTPDTEGAIVQNFGSSRDVLVRLSVKEGVKSDVQVKSVMDAAQKVDPQVQQKRVEFVGPQVGKELAEQGGLAVLVALICIMIYVSFRFEWRLAFGSVAALAHDVIVTLGVFSLFQLEFDLTVLAGLLTVVGYSLNDTIVVFDRIRENFLKLRKSEPEDIVNISITQTMSRTIITTGTTLVVVVALFLKGGTMIHGFATALLMGIFVGTYSSIYVASFLAIKLGISREHMMPVEIEKEGADQPSMMP is encoded by the coding sequence ATGCTAGAAATTTTATCCTTAAAACGTACAGTAAACTTTCTCCGCCATGCGCTGCCGATTAGTATCTTATCCGCGGTTCTTGTGCTTGGCTCATTAGTGTCGCTTGCGATCAACGGTATTAACTGGGGTCTTGATTTCACTGGCGGTACTGTTGTTGAAATGGAGTTTACTCAGCCTGTTGACTTGAATACGCTGCGTGTGCAACTGACGACACCTGATACCGAAGGCGCGATAGTACAAAATTTCGGATCAAGCCGCGATGTATTAGTACGCTTATCTGTAAAAGAAGGCGTTAAGAGCGACGTGCAGGTTAAATCTGTTATGGACGCCGCACAGAAAGTTGATCCTCAAGTTCAGCAAAAGCGTGTTGAGTTTGTTGGCCCACAAGTGGGTAAAGAACTGGCTGAGCAAGGCGGATTGGCAGTATTAGTAGCGCTGATCTGTATTATGATCTACGTGTCTTTCCGCTTCGAATGGCGCTTAGCATTTGGTTCTGTTGCGGCACTCGCCCACGACGTTATCGTAACCTTAGGGGTATTTTCGTTATTCCAATTGGAATTCGATTTGACCGTATTGGCAGGTTTATTGACAGTGGTAGGTTACTCGCTTAACGATACTATCGTGGTATTTGACCGGATCCGTGAAAACTTCCTCAAGTTGCGTAAGAGTGAACCAGAAGATATCGTTAACATCTCTATCACTCAAACCATGAGTCGAACGATTATTACCACGGGGACGACCTTAGTGGTTGTCGTGGCACTGTTTCTTAAAGGTGGCACTATGATCCATGGGTTTGCGACTGCATTGCTAATGGGTATTTTTGTAGGTACCTATTCTTCTATTTATGTGGCGAGTTTCTTGGCCATTAAATTGGGGATTAGCCGCGAGCATATGATGCCCGTTGAGATCGAGAAAGAAGGCGCCGATCAACCGTCTATGATGCCTTAA
- a CDS encoding YgaP family membrane protein, translated as MSLERSIMAFAGLMVLLSLVLTAYVHHNFLWLTAFVGANLFQSAFTGFCPAAIVLRKLGVKSEAEIAKQS; from the coding sequence ATGTCTTTAGAACGCAGCATAATGGCTTTTGCCGGATTGATGGTATTACTGTCATTAGTGTTAACCGCCTATGTGCACCACAACTTCCTCTGGTTAACCGCCTTTGTTGGCGCTAATCTATTTCAAAGTGCTTTCACCGGTTTTTGCCCTGCCGCCATAGTGTTACGTAAATTAGGGGTAAAATCAGAGGCTGAAATCGCTAAACAATCTTAA
- a CDS encoding putative signal transducing protein, whose protein sequence is MEERKCLVAGGNLLQAHTWKGLLEACGIHVELRGEALLGGIGELPADMHNVELWVGESQYMLAKAQLTALDVVSPQWQCVQCHELNDGNFELCWQCSSERSESHN, encoded by the coding sequence ATGGAAGAACGTAAGTGTTTAGTTGCTGGTGGAAATCTGTTACAGGCCCACACGTGGAAAGGACTTTTAGAAGCTTGTGGTATCCATGTTGAGTTACGTGGTGAAGCGTTATTAGGCGGTATCGGTGAGTTGCCAGCGGATATGCATAATGTGGAGTTGTGGGTTGGTGAGTCCCAATATATGCTGGCAAAGGCACAATTAACGGCACTGGATGTGGTGAGCCCGCAATGGCAGTGTGTGCAATGCCATGAGTTAAACGATGGTAATTTTGAATTATGTTGGCAATGCAGCTCTGAACGCAGTGAAAGCCACAATTAG
- a CDS encoding precorrin-2 dehydrogenase/sirohydrochlorin ferrochelatase family protein: MQYFPLFIDTINLNVLLVGAGEVASRKLALLTRTEANIHVIAPQVNTEVQRYAETGRILLSVREVVHADIQNYDLVYLATANDSLNAELATLATARGIWVNAVDNPAFCRFITPSIVDRGRLVVAISTAGAAPVFARTVRSRLEASLPQSLKPLFDFVADRRIEVQDRLKSTAERRLFWERFFETNGDRFDSWTLERYHNAFNHLLSRGEILLIEDVVQVDLLPIAAMPLLQRLDWIYSQGALSEALAELVRRDASRGELPALSELSKAYEQGTRMLLVADIQKINQLKAHFPMAKHLRPGAI; encoded by the coding sequence ATGCAATATTTTCCGTTATTTATCGATACTATTAACTTAAATGTGCTGTTAGTAGGGGCGGGTGAGGTCGCAAGTCGTAAATTAGCGCTTTTAACCCGAACTGAAGCCAACATTCATGTGATTGCGCCACAAGTGAACACTGAGGTTCAGCGTTACGCTGAGACAGGCCGTATTCTTCTCTCTGTGCGTGAAGTGGTTCACGCTGATATTCAAAATTATGATTTAGTCTATTTAGCGACCGCCAATGACAGTCTTAATGCTGAACTTGCGACCCTAGCCACAGCGCGGGGGATCTGGGTTAATGCAGTCGATAATCCTGCGTTTTGCCGTTTTATCACACCATCAATTGTTGATCGTGGTCGTTTAGTAGTGGCCATCAGTACGGCGGGGGCTGCGCCTGTTTTTGCTCGTACCGTTCGCTCGCGCTTAGAAGCAAGCCTTCCACAATCCCTTAAACCCCTCTTTGATTTTGTCGCCGATAGACGTATTGAAGTGCAGGATAGGCTTAAGTCGACAGCTGAACGACGTTTATTTTGGGAGCGTTTTTTCGAGACTAATGGTGATCGTTTCGATAGTTGGACGCTTGAACGCTACCATAATGCCTTTAATCACTTGCTCAGTCGCGGTGAAATCTTGCTAATAGAAGATGTAGTACAAGTCGACTTATTACCGATTGCAGCGATGCCATTATTGCAGCGACTGGATTGGATATACTCCCAAGGGGCGTTAAGTGAGGCACTTGCTGAATTAGTACGTCGAGATGCAAGTCGGGGCGAGTTACCAGCACTGAGCGAATTGAGTAAAGCCTATGAGCAGGGCACAAGGATGTTGTTGGTGGCCGATATACAGAAAATCAATCAGCTTAAAGCCCATTTCCCAATGGCGAAGCATTTACGCCCTGGAGCGATTTAA